In one Kitasatospora cineracea genomic region, the following are encoded:
- a CDS encoding GNAT family N-acetyltransferase: protein MIIRQLKDTAEDAEAVQRVSRAAFRDLDGRPRDDPDRPGDEVHRIRALARARHLAVTDPGGCWIAEQDGEAVGVALSLRREGVWVLPLFVVLPAAQGRGVGRLLLERAAGYGRGCLRGMLCASPSPAAARRYRAAGFTLHPAMRLAGQVDRERLLDPGDIPVHAGNATHLHLLDSVDRRVRGAAHGPDHPFMLAHFEELLVADTLAGTGYCYRDGGTVQLLAATSKRIAARLLREALARVPVGTEAGVSFLTAEQEWAVDVGLDLGLSLSTRGYLALRGMRPPAPYVPNGGYL, encoded by the coding sequence GTGATCATTCGTCAGCTCAAGGACACCGCCGAGGACGCCGAGGCGGTCCAGCGGGTCTCCCGCGCCGCGTTCCGCGACCTGGACGGCCGGCCCCGGGACGACCCCGACCGGCCCGGCGACGAGGTCCACCGGATCAGGGCGCTGGCCCGGGCCCGGCACCTCGCGGTGACGGACCCGGGCGGGTGCTGGATCGCGGAGCAGGACGGCGAGGCCGTCGGGGTGGCGCTGTCGCTGCGCCGCGAGGGCGTCTGGGTGCTGCCGCTGTTCGTCGTGCTGCCCGCCGCGCAGGGCCGGGGGGTGGGCCGGCTGCTGCTGGAGCGGGCCGCCGGGTACGGGCGGGGCTGCCTGCGCGGGATGCTGTGCGCCTCGCCGTCCCCGGCGGCGGCGCGGCGCTACCGGGCGGCCGGGTTCACGCTGCACCCCGCGATGCGGCTGGCCGGGCAGGTGGACCGGGAGCGGCTGCTGGACCCGGGCGACATCCCGGTGCACGCGGGCAACGCGACGCACCTGCACCTGCTGGACTCGGTCGACCGCCGGGTGCGGGGCGCGGCGCACGGGCCGGACCACCCGTTCATGCTGGCGCACTTCGAGGAGCTGCTGGTCGCGGACACCCTGGCGGGCACCGGCTACTGCTACCGGGACGGCGGCACCGTGCAGCTGCTGGCCGCGACCTCCAAGCGGATCGCCGCCCGCCTGCTGCGCGAGGCGCTCGCCCGGGTGCCGGTGGGCACCGAGGCGGGCGTCTCCTTCCTGACCGCCGAGCAGGAGTGGGCCGTGGACGTCGGCCTCGACCTGGGGCTGTCCCTGTCCACCCGCGGCTACCTGGCCCTGCGCGGGATGCGCCCGCCGGCGCCGTACGTCCCCAACGGCGGGTACCTGTAG
- a CDS encoding pyridoxal phosphate-dependent decarboxylase family protein yields MYAAPDRMHKPDNELVDLVFDYMRERLQYDPVPLDHPGDGAHLREALAGLLNDHGNNPADVLKLYDHELSRAVISADSPRYLSFIPCAPTKAALLFDMVVSCASLQGISWLEAAGAIAAENQVLRLIADRAGLPASAGGTFVSGGSAGNLSALVVARDTARRRLGVGPEARLRIAVADQVHSSVKNTFNIIGVEPFLVPAVDRRLTGAALRAALAADPHPETVIAVVGTAGTTNEGIVDDLAGIAEVARAHDLWFHVDGAYGGAGLFAPSVRHRYDGIEHADSFVVDPHKWLFAPFDCAALLYREPRLARAVHTQDASYLDVLHTEGDEWNPTDYAYHLTRRARGLPLWFSLAVHGVQAYTDAIETGLRLARDTAQLIRDTEHLELLHDPQLSAVCFRRTGWTHDDYYRWSRQLLADQIGFVTPTGWDGETVARFAFLHPGTTMEMVREILDTMA; encoded by the coding sequence GTGTACGCAGCCCCCGACCGCATGCACAAGCCGGACAACGAGCTGGTCGACCTCGTCTTCGACTACATGCGCGAACGGCTGCAGTACGACCCCGTCCCGCTCGACCACCCCGGCGACGGCGCCCACCTGCGCGAGGCCCTCGCCGGGCTGCTCAACGACCACGGCAACAACCCCGCCGACGTGCTCAAGCTCTACGACCACGAGCTCTCCCGCGCCGTCATCTCCGCCGACAGCCCGCGCTACCTCTCCTTCATCCCCTGCGCCCCCACCAAGGCCGCGCTGCTCTTCGACATGGTCGTCTCCTGCGCCTCCCTGCAGGGCATCTCCTGGCTGGAGGCGGCCGGCGCGATCGCCGCCGAGAACCAGGTGCTCCGGCTGATAGCGGACCGGGCCGGCCTCCCCGCGAGCGCCGGCGGCACCTTCGTCTCCGGCGGCTCGGCCGGCAACCTCTCCGCGCTCGTCGTCGCCCGCGACACCGCCCGGCGCCGCCTGGGCGTCGGCCCCGAGGCCCGGCTGCGGATCGCCGTCGCCGACCAGGTGCACTCCTCGGTCAAGAACACCTTCAACATCATCGGCGTCGAGCCCTTCCTCGTCCCCGCCGTCGACCGCCGCCTCACCGGCGCCGCCCTGCGCGCCGCCCTCGCCGCCGACCCGCACCCCGAGACGGTCATCGCCGTCGTCGGCACCGCCGGCACCACCAACGAGGGCATCGTCGACGACCTGGCCGGCATCGCCGAGGTCGCCCGCGCGCACGACCTCTGGTTCCACGTCGACGGCGCCTACGGCGGCGCGGGCCTGTTCGCCCCCTCCGTCCGCCACCGCTACGACGGCATCGAGCACGCCGACAGCTTCGTCGTCGACCCGCACAAGTGGCTGTTCGCCCCGTTCGACTGCGCCGCCCTGCTCTACCGCGAACCGCGGCTGGCCCGCGCCGTGCACACCCAGGACGCCTCCTACCTGGACGTCCTGCACACCGAGGGCGACGAGTGGAACCCCACCGACTACGCCTACCACCTCACCCGCCGGGCCCGCGGCCTCCCGCTCTGGTTCTCCCTCGCCGTGCACGGCGTCCAGGCCTACACCGACGCCATCGAGACCGGCCTGCGCCTGGCCCGGGACACCGCGCAGCTGATCCGCGACACCGAGCACCTCGAACTGCTCCACGACCCGCAGCTCTCCGCCGTCTGCTTCCGCCGCACCGGCTGGACCCACGACGACTACTACCGCTGGTCCCGGCAGCTGCTCGCCGACCAGATCGGCTTCGTCACCCCCACCGGCTGGGACGGCGAGACCGTCGCCCGCTTCGCCTTCCTGCACCCGGGCACCACCATGGAGATGGTCCGGGAGATCCTCGACACCATGGCGTAG
- the erpA gene encoding iron-sulfur cluster insertion protein ErpA: MTVQDETTVESGILLTEAAAAKVKGLLEQEGRDDLSLRVAVQPGGCSGLRYQLFFDERSLDGDVVKDFNGVKVVTDRMSAPYLGGATVDFVDTIEKQGFTIDNPNATGSCACGDSFS; this comes from the coding sequence ATGACCGTCCAGGACGAGACCACCGTCGAGAGTGGCATCCTCCTCACCGAGGCCGCTGCGGCCAAGGTCAAGGGCCTGCTGGAGCAGGAAGGCCGCGACGACCTCTCGCTGCGCGTCGCCGTGCAGCCCGGCGGCTGCTCGGGCCTGCGCTACCAGCTGTTCTTCGACGAGCGTTCGCTGGACGGCGACGTCGTCAAGGACTTCAACGGCGTCAAGGTCGTCACCGACCGGATGAGCGCCCCCTACCTGGGCGGTGCCACGGTCGACTTCGTGGACACCATCGAGAAGCAGGGCTTCACCATCGACAACCCGAACGCCACGGGCTCCTGCGCCTGCGGCGACTCGTTCAGCTAG